One Octopus sinensis linkage group LG11, ASM634580v1, whole genome shotgun sequence genomic window carries:
- the LOC115217126 gene encoding protein ABHD18, with amino-acid sequence MSRLDQWYRRFLISKLFTKGWGKPENLKKLFNCRKIISNREECIKLVPPDYPVHIDKDIEQDDHRILEGHFLSPFAVYMSDVMPKEVEIAKFQMILPKLWKSQLKPVCVQLGGTGDHFYWRRRTLLGKPLLKEFGIASIILENPYYGMRKPKQQLRSALHNVSDLFVMGGALILESLVLLNWCEQQGWGPLGITGISMGGHMASLAASNWNKPLSLIPCLSWSTASGVFTHGVLSEAIPWRVLQSQYLEESQYGTDIKKMIHSPEDVARAFRLGQKYVQDMDESLKDVLNFYRSQNKPSLLNLKLDFETKEESLSIRKEDENKMVDFNPSNTISLENTQATAADSFQALNNTNILTTLSKPSKTDWKSRYLSLSYAAAKSHITRSQTTKEKEKEKRHSTKRVSEEALNFMRDVMEEFTHLGNYTQPVDTSLIIIVAAKQDAYIPHEGVLSLKQLWPEAEVRYIDSGHISAFLFNQKTFRMAIKDAFDKQIQKYYT; translated from the coding sequence ATGAGTCGACTCGATCAGTGGTACCGTCGCTTCTTGATATCGAAACTGTTTACCAAAGGCTGGGGTAAACCAGAAAACTTGAAAAAACTGTTCAACTGTAGGAAAATTATCTCGAATCGAGAGGAATGCATTAAGTTAGTTCCACCCGACTATCCTGTACATATCGACAAGGATATAGAACAGGATGACCACCGCATATTGGAAGGACATTTCCTCTCGCCCTTCGCAGTCTATATGTCAGATGTGATGCCCAAAGAAGTTGAAATCGCCAAATTTCAAATGATTTTACCTAAATTATGGAAATCTCAACTAAAGCCGGTTTGTGTTCAACTGGGTGGCACTGGAGACCATTTCTACTGGAGAAGACGAACGTTGTTGGGGAAACCTTTACTGAAGGAGTTTGGAATCGCTTCAATCATTCTTGAAAATCCTTACTATGGCATGCGTAAACCAAAACAACAGTTACGATCGGCGTTGCACAATGTAAGTGACCTTTTCGTAATGGGCGGAGCTCTCATCCTAGAGTCGTTAGTATTGCTTAACTGGTGTGAACAGCAAGGGTGGGGTCCTTTGGGCATCACTGGTATTTCAATGGGGGGACATATGGCTTCCTTGGCTGCGTCAAATTGGAATAAACCTCTTTCACTAATACCCTGTCTGTCCTGGAGTACCGCGTCTGGTGTATTCACACATGGTGTTCTCAGTGAAGCCATCCCCTGGCGAGTTTTACAGTCTCAGTATCTGGAAGAAAGTCAGTATGGGACCGATATCAAGAAAATGATCCACTCCCCCGAAGATGTGGCCAGAGCCTTCCGCCTTGGACAGAAATATGTACAAGATATGGACGAGTCCTTAAAAGATGTCCTCAACTTTTATCGTAGTCAAAATAAACCGTCTTTATTAAATCTAAAACTTGATTTTGAAACCAAAGAAGAATCCCTCTCTATACGCAAAGAAGATGAAAACAAAATGGTCGATTTTAACCCTAGCAATACTATATCTTTGGAAAACACACAAGCTACTGCTGCTGATTCTTTTCAAGCCCTTAACAACACTAACATTCTCACAACTTTGTCCAAACCGTCGAAAACAGACTGGAAATCTCGGTATTTATCCCTAAGCTATGCTGCTGCCAAATCTCACATCACTAGGTCACAGACgactaaagaaaaagaaaaggaaaaaaggcatTCTACTAAAAGAGTTTCTGAAGAAGCGTTGAATTTTATGCGAGATGTGATGGAAGAGTTCACTCACCTTGGCAATTACACACAACCCGTAGATACTAGTTTGATTATCATTGTGGCTGCAAAACAAGACGCTTACATTCCTCATGAAGGGGTCCTCAGTCTGAAGCAGCTATGGCCTGAAGCTGAAGTGCGCTACATTGATTCTGGTCACATATCTGCCTTCTTGTTCAACCAAAAAACCTTCCGAATGGCTATCAAAGATGCATTTGATAAACAGATTCAGAAGTATTACACGTAG